The genomic DNA CTGTCAGCGGATAGCAGCCCAGCGTGCGGAAGCGCACGAGACGGTTCTCGGCCGTCTCGCCGGGACGCAACTGCATACGGTCGTCGTCCTTCATGATGAGCATGCCGTCGCGTTCAACGACCGGCCGCTCCTTGGCAAAGTAAAGCGGCACGATCGGGATGTTTTCCTGCAAAATGTACTGCCAGATGTCGAGCTCGGTCCAGTTCGACAGCGGAAAGACGCGGATCGATTCGCCCGGCGCGATGCGGGTGTTGAAGATTTTCCACATTTCCGGCCGCTGGTTCTTCGGATCCCAGGCGTGCTGGGCGTTGCGGAAGGAGAAGATGCGCTCCTTGGCGCGCGACTTCTCCTCGTCGCGGCGGGCGCCGCCGAAGGCCGCGTCGAAACCGTATTTGTCGAGCGCCTGGCGCAGCGCCACCGTCTTCATCACATGGGTGTGGGTGTTGGAGCCGTGGTCGAAGGGATTGATGTTGTCGCGCACGCCGTCTTGATTGACGTGGACGAGCAGGTCGAAGCCGAGCTTCTGCGCCATCTGATCGCGAAAGGCGATCATCTCGCGGAACTTCCAGGTCGTATCGACATGCAGGAACGGGAAAGGCGGTTTGGCGGGATAGAATGCCTTCATCGCCAGATGCATCAGCACCGAGGAATCCTTGCCGACCGAATAGAGCATCACCGGCTTGGAGAAAGAGGCCGCGACCTCACGGAAGATGTGGATGGATTCAGCTTCGAGCCGCTGCAGATGGGTGAGCGCGATGTTCATGGACTTTTCGAGCGTTCTTTCGTGCCGGCCAGGAGCAGCAGGCGATTGGCGCGGTTTCCCCTCAAACTGCCCGTCAAGCCCTGGACACTTCTCGCGGGCGTTCTAGCAGATCGGCGTTGCGCATAACAATGCAAGACGCGCGCCGAATGGCATGGTTCGCGAATGAATTTTCCAAGCAAGCCCTATAAAGCGGAAAATCCTGCCAGACAAAAGGACCGTTTAAAAGTGCGATGAAAAAGCTATTGCCCCGATCAGGCGAGCTGGACCTCCAAGGTCTTTCATCTCCACCGGCGATTTTTAGCTGGACATGCTTCGGCCGCCCCCTATCAGAAACCAGGGCCAGCCGCTATACCGGCGCGGGAAACGGGGCGAGACGCGACAGAACGGGGTTGAGGGCAGATGTTTGCCCGCCACCACGGATCCGCGTGCAACCTGGAAGATTGCGAAGCAAGGCATTGAACCCGTTCTCATCGCTCCGGCGCCATCTCACGCCGACACAGATCAATATCTACTTCTCGATCGTCTGCTTCTTCTCGCCGCCCGTGCTGGGATCGCTGGTGAGCTTCGTCTTCAATGGCGGCGCGCTCTGGTCGGTGTTTCTGCTCGCGCTGCGGCGTCGGCAGTTCAACATCGACCGCCCCATGCTTGCCATGACGGTGGCAATCTACGCTTATTGCGGAGCCATGGTGCTGGCCTCGATCGTCAACGGTACGCTCGGGCCGGATCTGCGGCTGCTCCTGCCGCTGATCACTCTGCTGTTCTTCCCGATCTCCTATTCAACCTGGAGCATCACGGAGAAGGCCACCCTCGCGCGCGTAGCCGTGCTGGCAAGCACAGCAGCGTGTTTCGGCGCGTTGTTGCTCGCTATCATTCAGTATTACTGGATCGGTACCAGGGCCGAAGGCGGTGCCGGAAACGCGATCGTGTTCGCGGCAGTGACGTGCCTTGCCGTGATGATGTGCCTCGTGGGCGCTCTTTCGGGGATCGAGAGGCGCTGGAAGCTCTTGGCCGTCGCCGCGCTCGCCGGAACGGCTGCCATCCTCTACTCAGGCTCGCGTATCATCTGGGTGGCCATGCCGAGCGCCGCCATCGTCATTTTTCTGATCAATCGCCGCAGGATCACCAGCGCCAATCTGACGCGTCTGGCGCTGATCGCGGGCGCGGCCTGCCTAGTGGTCGCGGCCATCGGCTTGCCCGTGATTATTGACCGTGCCGATTTCCTTTTCAGCGACCTGGATGCACTGACCACCAAGAACGACCACACGACGGCGCTCGGACTGCGGGTGGCGATGTGGGAGATTGGCGCGACGGGTTTTCACGATGCTCCGATTTTCGGGTATGGCATTAGCGGCAGCCGGGCGCTGATGAAACAGGGTTTTCGCGCTCAATTCGGCATGGACGCAGGTTACAATCACTATCACAACGGCTTTCTGACCGCAGTGGTGCAGGCTGGTTTGTTGGGGGCTCTCGCGCTGGCCGCTATCTTCGTCGTTGCTGCCTGGAACGCGGCAAGGACGCTGCGCCGCAGCGCTGATCCGGTGGAGCGGTTCGGTGCGACAATGATCATTGTTACCGTCATCACCTATCTCGTCGCCGGGCTGACCGGCATTCTGGTCGGCCATGACATCCTTGACGCGACGCTGATGGTGTTCCTCGTTTCCGGAACCTATCTGGCTTGCGGCCGAACGGTGTCGCCGACCGGCAAGAGCGCCGCCGCCATCCCATCGGGCGCCGACCAGCGATCATGAAGGTCCTGGTTACCGGCGCCACGGGGCTGATCGGACGACAGGTCGTCGGCCGGCTGCGCAAGGCCAATTTCGACATATGTGTTGTTTCCCGCCAACCAGAAAGGCTGTCGGCTATCGGCAAGCCGCTTCCGCTGCCCGGCGCCGACGCCCCGGACGAAGCCTTCCTGGTGCTGATGCGTGATGTGACCCATGTCGTCCACTGCGCGGCGCTCAACAACGACCGCGACGCCGGCGAGGCCGGCTACCGGGCCGCCAATGCAACGCTGACCGGGCGGCTGGCCAAGACGGCAGCCGCAGGTGCCAGCGGGCGCTTCATCTACCTTTCCTCGATCCGCGCTGTGGCCGGTCCCGGCTTCAGCGGTATAATCAATGAGGCGACGCCCCCTGCCCCGCAATGCGCCTATGGCCGCTCCAAGCGCGAAGGCGAGATCGTGATGCTCAATGCTTACGCGTCGGCAGGACGCACGGACGCCACGGCGCTGCGCCTGCCGCCCGTCTACGGCGAGGGCATGAAGGGCAATATGGCGGCGGTGATGCGGCTTGCCGACACCGCCCTGCCGCTGCCGGCCGGCGCCCTGACAGGTTTGCGCTCGCTGATCTCGTCCGAGACAGCCGCGGACGCGGTGCTGCACCTTCTCAGCCATCCGGGACCGCTTCGCCCGGCCTATGTCGCGGGCAACGCCACACCCCTTGCGCTGTCCGAGATCATCACCGCGTTCCGGCAGGGTTTCGGCCGTCCGCCGCGCCTTCTGCCCGTGCCGGCCCTGCCGCTACGGATCGCGGCGACGCTGCTCGGCAGGCTGGCGTCATGGCAGGCCCTGACCGCGACACAGATCTGCGATCCGTCGCTGCTGGCCTCGGAAGACTGGACGCCGGAGACAGACACGCCCGGCCGGCTCCGCGAATTGGCGCGTCGGAGCTCTCAAGCCCGGTAGAAAGTGCCCACCAATATGCGCAGATCGAGGCCGATCGAAGCGACTTTCTGATAGGCGGCGTCGGTCTCGGCGCAGAGCCTTGGGTCGGACATGTCGATGCCCTTGATCTGCGCGAGCCCGGTGATGCCCGGCAGTGCCGAGAGCACGCCAAGCCGCTGCCGGTGTCCGATCAACTCCGCCTGCGTCGGCAGGCATGGGCGGGGGCCGACAAGGCTCATCTCGCCTTTGAGCACGTTCCAGAGCTGCGGCAGCTCGTCGATCTTGGTTCGGCGCAGCAGCTGGCCGACCGCGGTGACCGAAGCGGCCGGCGCCTCGTGGGTGGGCAAAGACGGCGTGTCCCGGTGCATCGTGCGCAGCTTGTGGCAGGCAAAGAGGACGCCTCCCCTGCCGACGCGGACCTGCGAGAAGATGGCCGGTCCCGGCGACGTTGCCCTAATCGCCAGCATGGCGGCCAGCACGACGGGCGACGTCATGGCGAGCATCACGGCCGCGATCATCAGGTCGAAGGCGCGCTTTGCCGTCACGGCTCAGATCCGCCGCCAGAGGAAGGCGAGATAGAGTCCCAGCGTTCCCATGAGAGTCTGCCGGTAGACGCCGCTCTTGCCGAGCAGGCTGAAGCGCCTGAAGATACTGCCCTTGCGCGCCCTGATGAACAGGCGAAGGCAAAGTGCGGCATCGCGCGTGATGAGGTCGCGGTTGACGGCAAGGCCCCTGAGATTGCTGTCGGTCCAAGTGGCGAACTGGCCCTGGAACAGACGCCCGAGCCTTGAAAGCCTCGCCCTCCATGAGACATTGGCGCCGACGAGGTTTGCCCCGTGCTGCCGGTACCGGACCAGCGGCCGCGGCTCGTAGCGGACCTTGCCGCCGGCGGCGGTGACGATGAGATAGGCCCACCAGTCGTGGCTGACGAATTCGGTTCGCGCGGACGCCTTCGCCAGAAGGTCGCGCGCCGCGCGGTTGAACAACATGGTGTTGCCGCCGGCGATGCTTTGCACCAGCGCATTGCGGAATGAAGGCGGCCGCCCGAACAGCGGCGAATAGCCGGCCGGATCGCCGGTCTCCGAAATGGTCGCCGTGCGCGAGCAGAACAGGAGCGGCGTTTCCGGGCTCTGCCCCTCCATCCAGCGGATGGCGCTCTCCAGCCGGTCCGGCTCCCAAACATCGTCCTGATCGCAGAAGGCATAGTAGTCGGCATCGATGCGCGGATCGACAATCATCGAGCGGAAGTTGGCGGCGAAGCCCTTTCGCGGGCCTTCCACCAGCGTAAGGGAACCCTTGTTCCAGCCGGACCGCCACGCCTCGATGATGGAGACCGTGGCGTCCGTCGAGCCGTCGTCGGATACCCAGAGATCGATGCGAGGCCAGGACTGCGCAAGCAAGGATTCCAATTGCTCACCGATGAATGCCGCGCCATCCATCGTGCCCATGAGAACGGCCACGCGCTGATCTTGTCTTATCACGGCCTCAGAACCTGCAGGGCATTCGAATAGGCTTCAATGGCCAATCATCAGCGGACAGCACGGGTCTAACCGATCTGTTCGGCCGTTTCCGACACTGCCTGCTCGGGCACGCCACCGGCGCTTTCCTCCGCCCGGCACAGTCCCGCCAAGATGGCAAGCGCGGCTGCCTTGTCGCGATCCCGCATCGCGGCTTGCAGTGCCGCCAGCGCGGCCTCGATCCTCGGCCATTCCACGACGTCGGTCCTGAGGCCGAAGATCTTGGCGGTTTCGAGCTTGACCACCTCTTCGTTCTCGCCGTGCAGGGTCTCGTGCAGCTTCTCGCCGGGCCTGATGCCGGTAAAGCGGACGGGAATCTCGGTGTAAGGGCTTTTGCCTGCCATGCGGATCATGGTTTCGGCGACTTCGAGGATCGGCACGGGCTTGCCCATGTCGAGCATATAGATGGCGTAGTCGTCGCTCCCTTGGCGTTGCCCGGCATCGGCGGCCGACATGATGACGAGATCGACAGCCTCGGCCACCGTCATGAAATAGCGGGTCATGCGCCGGTCGGTGATGGTGACCGGGCCGCCGGCCTCGATCTGCTTCTGGAAGATGGTCGCCACCGAGCCATTGGAGCCAAAGACGTTGCCGAAGCGCACGGCGATGAATTTTGTGCCCGGGACGCCGGCGCGATGGCCGTTCACCGCGCCTCTATATTGATCGGGCGGCTCGGCATGGGTCTCATGCAGCGAGGAGACGATCTGCTCGGCCGCCCGCTTGGTGACGCCGAGCACCGAAGTCGGGTCGACGGCCTTGTCGCTGGAAATCAGCAGGAACTGGGGCACCCCGCATTTGGCGGCGACCTCGGCGCAGGCGAGTGTGCCGAAAATATTCGTCTCGATCGCCGCTTCCCAGTTTTGTTCCAGCAGCGGCACGTGTTTCAGCGCCGCCGCATGGAAGACGATCGAGGGTTTGAACTCGCTGACGAGGCGCATCATGTGAGGCCGGTCGGTGACGTCGACGATGCGGCTTGTCAGCCGGTCGCGGTGCTCTTCGTCGATCAGTTGATCGAGCTGGAAAATGCCGAACTCGGAATTGTCGGCCACTAGCACCGCCTCGGCGCCGAGCTCCAGCGCGCGCTTGACCAGGATGCGGCCGATAGACCCGGCGCCGCCGGTGACCAGCACGCGCTTGCCGCCGACGAAGGCGCCGATGCGCTTGACGTCGGTGGCCACGGCCGAACGGCGCATGATGGTTTCCATCTCGACGGCGTCGAGAACCAGCTTGCCGCCCTGCCCCAGTTCCGACAGACCGGAGAACTGGACGACGGCGATGCCGCTGTGGCGGGCGACGCGCACCAGTTCGGCATAGTCCTCGATCTCGCGCTCGGCGCCGTTGCCGAAAATCAGCAGATCGAGGCTTTGCGTGCCCCTGACATAGTCCTCCAGCACCTCGATCAGACGCGGACGGAGCGCCACCACGGGAACGCCCTGGATCTGCGTGCCGAGCGGCGCGTCGGCCTCGGTCGCCATGATGCCTGCAATGGCATACTCGGCCGGCGCGGCGGTGCGGGTGAAGCGGACGATCACATCGGCCTCGCTCAGCCGGCCGATGAACAACGCCTGCTTGACCGGCGCGTCGCCGGACGCGCGGCGCAGGATGCGCCAGCTCGCGCCGTCGCGAAGGAACCGATAGTAGAGCCTGGGCGCGGAAATGATGGTGAAGGAGACCAGGAAAAAGACGATGAACTGGCGTTCGTTGAGACCCGAGACGGGCTGGAAGAAGGAACGGAAGGCAAGCGAGGCCAGGTAGAGCACCATCGTCAGACTGCCGCAGCCCTTGAGGATGTTGAAGAAATCGGGCGTGGAGGCGAAGCGCCAGACGGTGCTGTAGAGGCCGCAATAGCGAAACAGCATATGGGCGAAGAGCACGATGATCGCCCAGCAGGCCAGCCCGCCGTAGGAGAACGCGTCGAAGGAAAGCCGCGACTGCGACAGGGTGAGACTGAGAGCCACCGCGACCAGGACCATGACAAGGTCCTGAACCATGATGATGGCGCGCCGCATCTTCGGTCGGAGGTCCGATACGGCTTCTACATAGGCGGTCATTGGGTAGTACTGAACTCCAGGCGCGGGAATACTATCAGAACGGCGCAGGACCGACCATTGTCCGCAACCGCTCCGAATTGCAAAAATCCCCGACCCCGTCACCCGTCTACCGCATTAGCGCGGAGTTGCGGGGACTGCCAGCGGTTTTTTCAGCCTGTTGTGGGACACGCAGGGCTACGCTTCTGTTGCCGACGGACAGGGGGCTCGAAAGTATAAGCTAACCTGCACGGCTTCGGTGAACGATTGAATCGTCTAGGCGAGGATAGGTGCCCCGTACAGGGTTGAGGCTATAGAAAAGTTCGTGACTGCCGATAATTCAGGGTTGTTCTCTGTGGACCCCCCATGCGAGTGTGTCTGCCATTATTATCTGCAGGAGGATTCTGTTTGCTTCGGGACTTCAGGATAGCACTGGCACAACAGACGTTATGGCAGACGAACGAAAGCACGCCGCCTTGGCACGTCGCTTTCCAAGATCATGTTCGAAAATCCCTAAGCCGTCGACAGCGGATTACCCTCAATCTTTCGCTATTATGCCGACTTGAGATCAGAGATTTTTTTGCGCGCCGTTTGGCAGGCAGCGGCATCGAAATAGGCGCCCAATACGTTCCAACAGAAGTCGCCCCCGGCGTCGATGTCGAATATGTAGACGTTCTGTCCAACGACGAACTGGTTTCGCGCTACAAATTGCCGGCCGATGGTCTAGTACCGCTGGCTCATGTCGTCGACGGACACCACCTCACCGCTTACGTTGATGATGCCAAGGATTTCCTGATCGCCAACCACGTTTTGGAGCATTTCGATGATCCGGTGGGCGGTGTCATCGAATGGCTCCGTGTCATCCGTGCAGGCGGTCTGCTGTTCCTGACGCTGCCGAACTATCGGAGCAATGCCTTCGACTATAAGCGCACCCCGGAGCGAGCGCCCCATTTCGCTCTTGATTATGTCGACCCCGACAATCGACCGCAGCGAAACCGCACCCATTACGAAGACATGGCAATGAGCCTGCG from Mesorhizobium sp. M1E.F.Ca.ET.045.02.1.1 includes the following:
- the cysD gene encoding sulfate adenylyltransferase subunit CysD encodes the protein MNIALTHLQRLEAESIHIFREVAASFSKPVMLYSVGKDSSVLMHLAMKAFYPAKPPFPFLHVDTTWKFREMIAFRDQMAQKLGFDLLVHVNQDGVRDNINPFDHGSNTHTHVMKTVALRQALDKYGFDAAFGGARRDEEKSRAKERIFSFRNAQHAWDPKNQRPEMWKIFNTRIAPGESIRVFPLSNWTELDIWQYILQENIPIVPLYFAKERPVVERDGMLIMKDDDRMQLRPGETAENRLVRFRTLGCYPLTGAIESDADTLEAIVGEMLTARTSERQGRLIDRDEAGSMEKKKREGYF
- a CDS encoding O-antigen ligase family protein, with the translated sequence MNPFSSLRRHLTPTQINIYFSIVCFFSPPVLGSLVSFVFNGGALWSVFLLALRRRQFNIDRPMLAMTVAIYAYCGAMVLASIVNGTLGPDLRLLLPLITLLFFPISYSTWSITEKATLARVAVLASTAACFGALLLAIIQYYWIGTRAEGGAGNAIVFAAVTCLAVMMCLVGALSGIERRWKLLAVAALAGTAAILYSGSRIIWVAMPSAAIVIFLINRRRITSANLTRLALIAGAACLVVAAIGLPVIIDRADFLFSDLDALTTKNDHTTALGLRVAMWEIGATGFHDAPIFGYGISGSRALMKQGFRAQFGMDAGYNHYHNGFLTAVVQAGLLGALALAAIFVVAAWNAARTLRRSADPVERFGATMIIVTVITYLVAGLTGILVGHDILDATLMVFLVSGTYLACGRTVSPTGKSAAAIPSGADQRS
- a CDS encoding NAD-dependent epimerase/dehydratase family protein, which encodes MKVLVTGATGLIGRQVVGRLRKANFDICVVSRQPERLSAIGKPLPLPGADAPDEAFLVLMRDVTHVVHCAALNNDRDAGEAGYRAANATLTGRLAKTAAAGASGRFIYLSSIRAVAGPGFSGIINEATPPAPQCAYGRSKREGEIVMLNAYASAGRTDATALRLPPVYGEGMKGNMAAVMRLADTALPLPAGALTGLRSLISSETAADAVLHLLSHPGPLRPAYVAGNATPLALSEIITAFRQGFGRPPRLLPVPALPLRIAATLLGRLASWQALTATQICDPSLLASEDWTPETDTPGRLRELARRSSQAR
- a CDS encoding sugar transferase, producing the protein MIAAVMLAMTSPVVLAAMLAIRATSPGPAIFSQVRVGRGGVLFACHKLRTMHRDTPSLPTHEAPAASVTAVGQLLRRTKIDELPQLWNVLKGEMSLVGPRPCLPTQAELIGHRQRLGVLSALPGITGLAQIKGIDMSDPRLCAETDAAYQKVASIGLDLRILVGTFYRA
- a CDS encoding glycosyltransferase family 2 protein; translation: MAVLMGTMDGAAFIGEQLESLLAQSWPRIDLWVSDDGSTDATVSIIEAWRSGWNKGSLTLVEGPRKGFAANFRSMIVDPRIDADYYAFCDQDDVWEPDRLESAIRWMEGQSPETPLLFCSRTATISETGDPAGYSPLFGRPPSFRNALVQSIAGGNTMLFNRAARDLLAKASARTEFVSHDWWAYLIVTAAGGKVRYEPRPLVRYRQHGANLVGANVSWRARLSRLGRLFQGQFATWTDSNLRGLAVNRDLITRDAALCLRLFIRARKGSIFRRFSLLGKSGVYRQTLMGTLGLYLAFLWRRI
- a CDS encoding nucleoside-diphosphate sugar epimerase/dehydratase, with amino-acid sequence MTAYVEAVSDLRPKMRRAIIMVQDLVMVLVAVALSLTLSQSRLSFDAFSYGGLACWAIIVLFAHMLFRYCGLYSTVWRFASTPDFFNILKGCGSLTMVLYLASLAFRSFFQPVSGLNERQFIVFFLVSFTIISAPRLYYRFLRDGASWRILRRASGDAPVKQALFIGRLSEADVIVRFTRTAAPAEYAIAGIMATEADAPLGTQIQGVPVVALRPRLIEVLEDYVRGTQSLDLLIFGNGAEREIEDYAELVRVARHSGIAVVQFSGLSELGQGGKLVLDAVEMETIMRRSAVATDVKRIGAFVGGKRVLVTGGAGSIGRILVKRALELGAEAVLVADNSEFGIFQLDQLIDEEHRDRLTSRIVDVTDRPHMMRLVSEFKPSIVFHAAALKHVPLLEQNWEAAIETNIFGTLACAEVAAKCGVPQFLLISSDKAVDPTSVLGVTKRAAEQIVSSLHETHAEPPDQYRGAVNGHRAGVPGTKFIAVRFGNVFGSNGSVATIFQKQIEAGGPVTITDRRMTRYFMTVAEAVDLVIMSAADAGQRQGSDDYAIYMLDMGKPVPILEVAETMIRMAGKSPYTEIPVRFTGIRPGEKLHETLHGENEEVVKLETAKIFGLRTDVVEWPRIEAALAALQAAMRDRDKAAALAILAGLCRAEESAGGVPEQAVSETAEQIG
- a CDS encoding methyltransferase domain-containing protein translates to MLRDFRIALAQQTLWQTNESTPPWHVAFQDHVRKSLSRRQRITLNLSLLCRLEIRDFFARRLAGSGIEIGAQYVPTEVAPGVDVEYVDVLSNDELVSRYKLPADGLVPLAHVVDGHHLTAYVDDAKDFLIANHVLEHFDDPVGGVIEWLRVIRAGGLLFLTLPNYRSNAFDYKRTPERAPHFALDYVDPDNRPQRNRTHYEDMAMSLRDQDRQSAAVQSMVDEWISRGDRHHYHVYDEAALKDVLSEAGKASGNDLQLVDAFMPRDGFEILAIVRKLGKGSGRLRWLPKMVIASRTVEIAAIMAMRQVRAHRAS